CGCCGCATCGGATGCGATTGTTATCGGATTTAATGTAAGAGCAAGTGTTAATGCAAAAGATATTGCAGATAAAGAAGAGGTAGAAATTAGAACATATTCTATTATCTATGCTGCTATCGATGAAGTGAAAGAAGCGATGGAAGGCATGCTTTCTCCAGAGATTAAAGAACAAGTAATTGGTAACGTAGAGATTCGCGAAGTGTTCAAGATTTCTAAAGTTGGTACTATTGCGGGTTGTATGGTTCTTACAGGAAAAGTAACCCGTAACTCAAAAGTTAGACTTCTTAGAGATGGTATCGTGAAATTCGATGGCGAGCTAGAAAGCTTAAAACGTTTCAAAGACGATGTTAAAGAAGTTACCAAGGGCTATGAGTGTGGTCTTAATTTAAAAGGTTACAACGACATTGAGGTTGGCGACATTTTAGAAGTGTACGAAGAAATCTCCGTGAAGAAGAAACTGAAATAAAAAATACTATTCAATGAATAATAGGCTGCTAAGATCATTAGCGGCCTATTTTATTTTTATTAATAATCGTTTTAATTTAAGAATTAACTTGTAAAATAAGACGTGATATAATGTTGTTTTCTTTTTGATTTTAATAAATGTTTAAGAAAGTTTTAAAATTAATTTGGTGTATTAGGAAAAAATTAACATATTTGTAGCTTATAATATCAAATTAGTGTTAATATGAACGTGAAACTACGAGTTTTAAGCGCTGGGGCTATTTTCTTTATGGGGGCCTCAATGTTTTCACAACAAAAAAAATCCGATACGATAACTAATGCTATTGAGGAGGTAGTTATTTTAGGTACGTATGGTATCAAAGAGACCCAAGAACAAAAAGTAGGTTCTTATTCATTAGTTTCTGCTAAAGCCTTAGAAAAGCCTGTTGCGATATCTGTTGATTTAGCCATTGCAGGGCAAGTTTCGGGAGCTGTTATTAGTTCTAATAGCGGACAGCCAGGGTCAAATGCAAAAGTGCTTATCCGGGGTATCAGTAGTCTTAGTGGGGATAATCAACCACTTTATATTATTGATGGTGTTCCGGTTACAGTTGGAGATCAAGCTGGTGTTGCAACCTCTTCCAATGGTTTGTCATTAGTGGATCCTTCAGATATAGAGTCAGTAGAGGTTTTGAAAGATGGTGCAACAACATCACTTTATGGATCTAGAGGGGCTTCTGGTGTTATCATTATTAAAACCAAATCTGGTAAAGGTGGTAGAGGTAAGCTAACTCTTAATATGGAGTATGGTATGGGAACTGCTGCCTACGAGAAGTATAGTTTTATGAATGCTTCACAACAGATGCAGTCTTTGGTAATGGGTTATATGGGGAACGGAGAGTCTTTGGAAGCTGCTACTAATAGTGCAAATGCAATTTTAAGAAATTGGGATGGTACTGTAGATACGGATTGGGAAAAAGCAACAAGACGCTCTTCAACAGGTTTGTACAAATATGGTCTTAATTACTCTTTCGGGAATGAAAAAATCAAAGGTTATGCTTCGGTTGGTTCTACGGAACAAGAAGGTATAATTCGTGATGCATTATATAGAAGAATTAATGCAACTGTAAAATTGAATGCTAAGCTGTCAGATAAAATTAATGTAGCATTTTCTAATATCGTATCTAGAGGAACACAGTGGGGACCATTAGATTATGGTTATTTTGCAAACCCTGTATTGAGTTCTAGATTTGCTTCTCCTACGAGTCCTATTTATAATAAAGATGGTTCTTATAATCTTGATATCGTTACTTCTGCAGGTGAAGATTTTAACCCTGTAGCTATTCAGAATATTAACAGAAGAAAGTCAGCGGTTACAAAGATACTTTCGTCTTTTGGTTTGGATTATAGCATTATGAGTAATTTGAGATTCTCTACTAATTTGGGAATGGACTACAATTACTATGATGAGTCAGAATATCGTAACCCAGATTTTGGTGATGGTAACAACCCAACACAAGGTATTATGGGGTTAGCTTTGCAGAGTGATTTTAGCTATACTACATTGAACTGGTCAAACTTCTTACACTACGATTGGACAATTAATGACGACCATAAAATTAATTTATCTGCAGGGACAGAATATACGCAATTGTGGACAAAACGTTCTCAATCTGCTTCTACAGGTTTTGCAAGTGGACACTATGAGCAGAATAACTTGCAGTGGGGACCAACACCATACATGGCTTGGTCTTATAATGAACAAAGTCATTTGATTGGTCTTATTGGAAGAGCTTCTTATGGTTACAAAGATTTGTTCAATGTAATGGGATCATTCAGAAGAGATAAATATTCACACTTTGGAGATGATAGAAAAGAAGGTAATTTCTGGGCTACTGGAGCTAATGTTAATCTTCATAAATTAGGAAACATTGGAAATTATTTTAATGAGTTAAAAGTAAGAGCGAGTTATGGTGAAGTGGGGAACATAGGAGCTATCCAATATCTTTCTCGTCCAACTTTAGGTGTTGCCAATTATATGCTAGAAAACGGGATGGCTATTAACAATCCTGGAAATGAAGATTTAGGTTGGGAAAAATCTAAAAAATATAACATCGGTTTAGACCTTGGTTTGGTTCAGAATAGATTGAAAATATCTTTAGATGTTTACAAAAATATTGTAACAGAACAGCTAACAACACAAGTGCCTAATGCACCTTCTACAGGTTTTGGTAACTTAGTAGGAAATGCGCTAGGGCATGAGTCAAAAGGTATTGAATCAACAATCTCTTATGATGTGTTCAAGAAAGGAGATTTCAACTGGACAATTAATGCTAACTATGGTTATAACAAATCAGTTGTTACTAAGATTTTAGGACCTTATGTCGGTGTAGATGGATTTAAAAGATATGTTGTAGGGCATAATCCAACAGAGTGGTTCTTGTCACATTATGCAGGTGTTGATAAGTCTAATGGAGATGCATTATGGTATACTGATGCTACCCATACGCAGTTAAGTAACGGTTCTGGTACGAGCGCTTCAGTATTAAGAGACTTTACAGGTAAAAATGCATTACCAGCGCATACTGCAGGATTAACAAATACATTTAGTTATAAAAATTTAACATTAAGCTTATTATTCACTTACCAAGGAGATTTCTATGTGTATGATCTTTGGGGAAGATATTTTGATAATGATGGTCAAGGTGTGAAAGATAATAAGGTTGTAGATGTGTTAAATAGCTGGACGCCAACTAATACAAATGCGGATAGGCCTCAATATAGAGCGGGTAACGCGGTGCCGATGTATCACTCTACAAGATATCTATATAAAGGAGATAATATCAAGCTAAAGAGTGCGGAACTTGGCTATAAACTAACTAAAGATCAAATGAAGATTGATGGTATTAATAATGTGTACCTTTATGTAAGAGGTGTTAACTTATTAACATTTGCATTTGATAAAAACTTGCCTTTCGATCCAGAATCTAATAGCAATCACATGGGAACCATTGGAGGTATGGGATTATACGATCAAACAATGCCATTGATGAGACAATTTATGGTGGGTGCAACGATTGATTTTTAATTAAAACTCTAACAACGATTACAATGAAAAATAAAATTATATTATCACTATTTTTAGGTTCATTATTATTTTCTTCTTGCTCGGACAGCATGTTCGAAGAAAATTATTCTGAAGCTGGGCTTGTAGTAGTGGATGAAAATGCAGTTAGAACTAATGCTGACTTAGAAATGTCAATTAAAGGTCTATATGCGAAATTATCTAGTTCTAACGGTTTCGGTGGAGATCATTTCACTTACCAAGAACTTACAGGAGATATTGGATTCGTTTCTCAATCTAACTCTGGTTATTTTGTGGGAACAAACGGTGGAACACACATCCAAGTTGATGGTGGCGCCGGCGGAGGACTTTGGGCAACTTTTTACAACACAATTGCTAATGCTAACTTCGTACTAAGTTTTGAAGGTAAGCTTCAAGAAGATGAAAATGCAATTCATAAAAATGAAGAATTATTTGCTCATGCAAAAATTATTAGAGCATATAACTATTTAGCATTATTAAGCTATTTTTCACCAAATTACGGTGAGGGAGATCAAAGTCTTGGGGTGCCTTATTCAACAGTTTTTGATATCAAGGCTAAATTACCAAGAGAAACTGTTCCTACAGTAATTAATAATGTTATTTCAGAATTAGAAGGCGTATCAGCATATTTTGAACAAAATGGTATCAGCGAAGGAATTTATGATTTCAAAAGATCATTTAGTCCACTTGCAGTTGAAATGCTATTGGCACGTGCTTATTTATTCAAAAAAGACTATCCAAAAGCTGAGTACTATGCTCAGAAAGTTATCGACGATACCAATATTCCTTTCTTATTGAGAAAAGATGTTGCACAATTCTTTATTAATGGAGAAGAAGCAGCTTATGAAACAATTTTTCAATTGGAATTTAACTCCGTTACACCGCAAGGTTTAACAGATTATTGGGGAACCAATGCGAGATACAAGCAAAACTTTATGGCGCGAAAATTCTGGGAGGCTTCAGGACTTAAAGTTCCTACTAATAGCGCAAAACGTGATGCAAGAGCATTCAGTTGGTATATGACCAATAATATTGTAACAGGATATCCAGATAATCCGAAACCTATCGATGTAAGAAAATACTTATCAGGATCGAGAGATTTAATCCAGCTAAGAAAGTCTGAAGCAGTTTTCATAAAGGCGGAAGCACAGTTTCATTCTAATCCAAGCTTAGCTTCTCAAACGGTTACTAATTGGGTTAAAGAATACCGCTTCCCAGACTATGTGCCAGCGGTTACATCAGGCCCAGGTGTTTTGGATGAAATCTTAACACAAAAAGCTATGGAGTTTTTCCTAGAAGGTCTTCGTTTTTCTGATTTGAAAAGAAATAACAGAGCGGTTGTTAAGTATCAAACAAACTCTATGGGACAACCATTAACAGAAATACCAGTTGGAGATAGAAGATTTATTTGGCCAATTCCATTTAGTGAAATCCAAAACAATCCAAATATTACACAAGCTCCTGGATACTAAATTATATTAATTCGGAGTAATATTATATTACTCCGAATTAAAAAAAATATTTATATTTGAATATCATTTAAAATTTATTATTATGAAAAAATTATTACTTTCTTTATCTGCTTTAGCAATCGGAGGTTTATTACAAGCACAAACCCCAGGATGGGATGGGATGCAAACAGGTGCGCCATCTTTGCATTACCCATATGCAATGTCTGTTATTGATGCTAACACAGTTTGGTTTGCAGATCATGCAATAAGCAGTGCTCCGGACCAAGGGAAATATACAACAAAAACTACGGATGGTGGTGCAACATGGACGAATATCGCAATAACAGGTATTCCTAGTGCGGCTACTTTAGGTGACTTTAGTGCAGCTTCAGCTACAACTGCTTGGGCTGTTTCCTCTGGCTCTGGATCACAAAATGGTGTTTGGAAAACAACAAATGGTGGTACATCTTGGACTAAGCAGACTTCTGCTGCTTACGGAGGCCAATCATTTGCTAACATCGTTTATTTCTGGGATGAGAACGAAGGTATCTCCGCTGGTGACCCTGTAGGCGCTAATTTTGAAATGTACAAAACTACTAATGGTGGTACAAACTGGACAAAAATAACGAATGCACCTGCGCATGCTGGTGATTTCGGTTATACGCATATTAGATTTGTTACAGGTAATAATATTTGGATGGGTACAGATACAGGACGTGTATTATATTCTCCAGATAAAGGCGCTACTTGGCAAACATTCCAGTCACCAGCATTAGACTTTGGTGGTGTTACTACAGCTGGAAGTTTCGCAAACATGGCTTTTAAAGATGCATCAAATGGTCTTCTTCAAACGAATGATAGTGGGGTAGTTGGTCTTTGGAAAACTTCTGATAGTGGAGCGAATTGGACTGAGGTGTTCCCACAAGGAAACTTCAATGGAGAAAATATCGCTTATGTGCCAGGTACAGCTAATACTTATGTAAGTACAAGTGGAGACGGAGCTTCTTATTCTCTTGATGGTGGAGAAAACTGGGTAGATATGGAGTTCCCTGCAGGGGAGGCGCCGTATGCTGGTGCAGTTCAATTTATAAGTCCTACAGTTGGTTATGCTGGAGGGGCGAGCGAGGCTGCTGTTGGAGGCGTGCCTATTAGTGCAATGTATAAATTCAGAGGACAATTCTTAGCAGTATCAGATGTTAATGCTTCTAAAGCTAAATTAACAATTGCTAATAACCCTGTAGGTGATAAAGTTGAATTAAAGTCAACTAAAGAAATTGTTACTGCAACAGTAATTGATATGGCTGGAAAAGCTATAAAAAGAGAAAATGCAGCGTCATTCAATGTTTCTAATCTATCAAAAGGAACTTATATTATCCAAGTTCAATATAAAGACGGAAGTTTTGAAAACACTAAGATGATTAAGAAATAATTTAATTATTTATAACACACGAGCCACCAAATTAGTAATTTGGTGGCTTTTTTATTAAATATTTATGTGTTAAATTTTTGGATATGTTAAATATTATTAACATATTTGCGCCGAGTAAATATTAAATAGTGTTAATATGAATGTAAAATTAAAAGTGTTAACTGCTGGGGTGTTGTTTTTTACAGGACAAGCAGTTTTTGCACAACAAAAAGCAAAAGATACGGCTACAACCTCAATAGAAGAAGTCGTTCTAGTTGGTTATGGAAAACAGAAAAGAACTGATGTAACAGGATCAATTACTACAGTTAAGTCAGAAGCTCTTCAAGAGCAGCCAGTATCGTCGGTTGAGCTTGCATTGCAAGGTAAGGCACCAGGTGTACAAGTTGCAAGTACTGGAGGAAGAGCAGGGAATACTACTAAGATTAGCATTAGAGGGAATGGTTCTTTAAGTGCTTCAAATAATCCATTATACATTATTGATGGAGTTCCCCAAGAATCTATGGGTAATTTGTCTCCTGACGATATAAGTAGTATGCAGGTTTTAAAAGATGCAGCTTCGAGTGCTATTTATGGTTCAAGGGCTTCTAATGGTGTGGTTTTGATTGAAACAAAAGCAGGACGATATAATGGAAAACCAACAGTTTCTTTCTCTAGTTCTTATGGTATTCAAGAGATAATTAAAAGACCTGATCTGTTAAACGCTGAACAATACAGACAAGTACATGAAGCAGCAAGATTGAATTATCTTAGTGATATTCAAAAAGGAATTTTAGCATCTCCTGCTACTGGATCAGTAGGGTATTTAGGACTTAATAATCCAATGACGGATACTGGAATTAATACTAATTGGATGGATTATGTATTAAGAACTGGGGTTATTACAAATAATCAAATTAGTTTTACTGGCGGTACAGATAAATCGAAAATGTATTTGTCAGTATCTCATATTGATCAAGAAGGTATTATCCAACAAGATAAATATCAGATAGCAAGAGTTAGATTGAATGTAGAGCAAAAGATGACAGATAAGTTTAAAATAGGAATGAATTCTTATTTTACATATACTAGTTCTAATCCAATTGCTGATGATAACAATACTTACCAACCGTGGAGTAATGCTATGAATGCGGCTCCAAATCAAGCTGTATATGGTGCCGATGGTAGACCTAATAGGAATCTTAATACGAACAATCCTTTATGGGCTTTTGAAAGACAAGTTAGTGATAAATGGCAGAATATCGGAGCTAATTTCTTTGCTATTTACAACCCAATTAAAGAAATTACCTTAAAAACTTCCATTAGTGGAAATATTGCTTCAAATCGATACAATAGATTTGATGCGCCAAGTACAAGAAGAGGAGAGAAAGAAGGAAAACCATGGGGTTATGGATATTATAGTACGCAAAATAATAGAGATTTTTTAATTGAAAATACAGCGTCCTATGATAAATCTTTTGTAGATAATAAATTGAAGCTTAATGTTTTGGTTGGACAGTCATTTCAACGTTGGGAATATGAAGATTCTTATGTAGCAGGGGAGAACTTTCCGTCGGATAATTTACCATGGTTAATATCTGCAGGAACTATAAACCAAGGAAGAAGTTATTTCACTGCAATGTCTTTAGCCTCGTTCTTTGGTAGAGCACAAATAACTTGGGATAATAAGTATAATTTAATGTTATCAACAAGATATGATGGGTCCTCTAAATTTAGAAAAGGAAATAAGTGGGGTAATTTCCCAGCAGCATCCATTGGGTGGACTGTGTCAAATGAATCTTTCTTTAATGTACCTGCAATTAATGAATTTAAATTGAGAGCGTCTTATGGATTTACTGGAAATCAAACAGGAATTAGTTATGCCGCTGGACAAAATCTTATTTCGGGTGGACAAAATCATAATCAAAACCCTGGTTTAGCCGTAACTGATTTATACAACCCAGATTTGAAATGGGAAAAAGGAAAATCTATAGATGCAGGATTTGATTTATCAATGTTCAATAGAAGACTAAATCTAACAGCAGATTATTATGATAAAACGACAAATGATTTGTTATATAGAATGCCTGTAGGTCAAGAAAGTGGATTTTTAAACCAACTACGTAACGTAGGTTCTATTAACAATAAAGGTTTTGAGGTAGCCTTAGATGCTAAAATAATTAAGGGTTCTATGTTTACATGGGATTTTGGAGCTAATTTCTCATATAATAAGAATACTGTAGAAAAAATTGGAACTAAAGCTGGTCAATATACAACTGGATTTGTTTCTATCGTTAAAGAAGGCGAGTCTCTGGGATCATTTTATATTCTTGAATCTTTAGGAGTTGCAAAAGAAACTTATCAATATAAAGATGCTACTGGTAAAGTTACTAAAACAGTACAAGCTGGAGACATGATTTATAAAGATGTTAACGGTGATGGTATTATTAATAATAATGATAGACAGGTCTTCAGTGGAGGTATTGCGCCAATGTATGGTGGTTTAAATACAAGAATTGCTTATGGAATTGTTGATTTATCAATTAATGCACAATACTCTATCGGGAAAAAAGTATATGCGATGTACAAAGAGAAAAGTGTTAGTGGTGCAGCAACAGGTTATCCCTCTTTCTCAACCAATATGATAGGTGAACAAATGGATTATTGGACACCAGAGAATACAGATACTAATGTACCTCGTCCACATTTGGCTAGTGCTACTTCATCATGGAATAATCAAAAGTCTACAAGATTTTTAGAAAATGCAGACTATTTAAGAATTACTGATATTACTTTAGGGGTAAATCTTAAAAATGAACATTTAGGATTCATTAAATCAATGAGAATTTATGCTCAGGTTAGAAATGCATTTACTTTTACGAAATATAGCGGATTAGATCCTGAAACTTATTATGTGGATCAAACTGTTGGTTCTTCACAAACTACCACTGATACAACTAAGATATCTTCTGGTGTAGACATCAACGGAATTCCAAATGTTAAAATTTATAGTTTAGGACTAAATGTTAACTTCTAAAATTAATTAAAATGAAAAAATTAAGTATATTACTATTGTCATTTGGTTTACTTTTTACTTCATGTGAAAAAGAACTAGACATTAAATCTGAAGTTGCTTTGGATGGAAATTCTTCACTGTCTTCGTCAGATATTGATAAAATATTAACAGGAACCTATAAGAAAGTAATGGAGCCAAGTAATTATCCTTACTTTAACGTTATGGCCTCAGAAATTATGGGTGATAATTATAAACCATTCAAATTTCAATTTATTCAAATACAATATCTTTCTGAACATACTACACCGCCAGATGATATTATGCTAAGTTATTTTTATAAAGATTTCTATGCGGCTATCATGAGAGCACATACTGTACTTAAAGTACCAACTGCATCTAATTCTCAAAAAGGAAAAGCAAGATATGTAAGAGCATTAAGTTATTTAAGACTTTATGATTTATTCGAAGGCGTTCCGGTAGTAGATGAGAATTATGATGGTTCTCCAGTTAAGGCTAATACTCCCAAAGAAGTTCTTAATTTTATTATTGAAGATTTGAAGTATGCTAAAGCTAATATTGAACCAATCAATGTGGGGAACCAAGATTCAAAACTAACTCCAACTAAAGAAGCGGCATCTGCTTTGTTAGCTAGAGTATATAGAATGAACGGTGATCTTGCTAGTGCAGGTGTTGAAGCTGAAGAACTAATTAAAAGTGGTAAGTTTGCTATATCAGATAATCCTAAAAATAATGATAATGAGGTAATCATGAAGTTTGCTGGTAACTTAGCAGAAGCTAATGGTTCATGGGGTTGGATTATGAGCTACGATGCTAGAACTTGGAATTGTTTCGGTGTGTCAGATCAAATTATTGCTTTATTAGGGCAAGATGACACTAGAAGAGTTCTTTTCGATATTGATGAAGCACCACAAACAGGAAATTTCATTTTTTCTAATAAATATTCAAGAGCTGATGATTCGGATTTATTGATTTCAAGAATTCCAGAGATGTATCTTATCTCTGCTGAGGCTGGTAATTCAGCTAGATTGACTGAACTTCAAAGCAAAAGAAAATCATCATTGTCTTTAGATGACGAAAGAAGATTGGAATTGTCTTTCGAATGGGTAAGATGGTCTGATCTAAAATTGAAAGGGGAACCATATAAATTGCCTTTCCCACAAGGAGCTATGGATGCTAATGATTTATTAGGTAAATAATAAAAATTATCATTATTAAAAAGCTGCCTTTCAATTTATTGAAAGGTAGCTTTTTTTGTTGCTATCTTTACTTTAAAATTTTTATTATAAGGAGTTTTTAAGCATTCATAAAAATCCGTTACTTTTGTATTTCAAAACTTTCGAATGAGATACATTCTTTTAGCATTCCTTTTTGGTGTTCAGTTTTTGTCTGCGCAGATTATAACCAGCAAAGACGGCACAAAAAAAAGCGAAGATACTTTGGTTGTGGTTTCGGGCACAAAAGACTCGCTGGAAATTTTTAAACCAACAATTAATGATTACTTGTATCAAACACAGTTTTCACAAAAGAAACTTTTTGATACAAGCTTTTCTATTTCGCGATCCTATGCGTTTACCCAATTCAATAACCGCGATAACTTCGGGAAAATTCAGTTTGTAAATATAGGTTCGGGTTTTCAACCACTGATTTTTGAAACCAATAAAGAGCAAAATCTTTCGGTGCTTCCTACCAACAAATCTTTTTTTATTTTAGGAGCCGATGCTATCAAATATTATGATGTCAAAACGCCAACAGCAACGTTTGTCTATCACAATGCGATGCGAAATGGCGCAGCATTGAGTTCAACTTACACGCAAAATGTAGGAAAAAATTTCAATTTTGCGATAGAATATATGGGATTGCGCTCTCAGGGTTTGTACAGAAATAGTTTGGCAGCGTCAAACAATAGCATATTTTCTGCGCATTACAAATCCAAAAATGAAAAATATGAAGCCTTCGCGCATTACATTCATCAAAATATAAACAATGAAGAATATGGTGGGATTGCAGATATAGACGTTTTTCTTAGTGGAGATTCTCGTTTTAAAAACCGCCAAAATTTGGAAACCAATCTCAGTGATGTGACTTCCAGATTGTATTACAGACGCTATTATTTCAGTCACGAGTTTGCGCCTTTGGATCCTGCAAAATATCCTTTTAAACTTAGACATACGATCTCGCATCAGGGCAACAAATATTATTTCAGTCAAGCTTCAGTACATCCTTTCCTTGGAGACGATGTTATTAATGGTTTTGCCTTGTCGTCCAAGAAATATTCTGATAACTTGAGTAATACCTTCAGTTTAGTTTGGGATAAAGAAAACTTCAAATTGGATGCAGGTGTTCGTCATCAAAACATCACTTTTGGGAATCTTTATCCTTCCGACTCATTGGCCATTCCAGGTACTTTGAAGGAAAACAGGTTCGGTGCTTTAGGAAATTTGGAAATCAAACTTTGGAATCGTTTTCAATTAAAATCTTTTCTTGAATTTTCTAACGGTAATACATTCGGGACTTTTCTTAAAACGACAAATTTAGTTCAGTTCGAGCCCATTAAAGATTATTTCGTAGATGCCCATTTTAACTTCCAAAGTGCAGTGCCTAGTTTTAATAATTTGTTGAACACCTCGATTTATGGACATTACAATTACTATCTTAATGATTCAAAAAATGAAACAACGACAGAGCTGGGTGCAAAACTCCGTTTAAAATGGTTTGACTCAAATATTTATGTTAATTTGGTACGTGTTGACAATTACGCTTATTTTGATAAAACTGGAAAATCTTTACAAGCGCCGGATGCACTCAATATCACACAAGTTGGTGGAGAAGCGACTTTACGTTACGGAAAATTTAACCTCAATGGTCGATTACATTTCCAAAATGCAATTTCGGGGAAAGATTATTTTCCGATGCCGAGCTTTATAGGCCGCGCTAATTTGTATTATCAAACCAAAGCTTTTAAAGATGCTGCCGAAATACAAGCGGGCATTAAAGTTTATTATTTCACAAAATTTGCATCACGCGATTATTCGCCAGTTCTTAACGAATTTATGCTTCCCAATGACAGAGCTTATTCCATCGGAGGCCAGCCGATTGCAGACGCTTACTTTAATCTGAAAGTGAAACGTATGTTCTTCTATATCGAAGCGCAACATTTTAATACGACATTTTTACAAAACAAATCT
This genomic stretch from Chryseobacterium sp. POL2 harbors:
- a CDS encoding SusC/RagA family TonB-linked outer membrane protein yields the protein MNVKLRVLSAGAIFFMGASMFSQQKKSDTITNAIEEVVILGTYGIKETQEQKVGSYSLVSAKALEKPVAISVDLAIAGQVSGAVISSNSGQPGSNAKVLIRGISSLSGDNQPLYIIDGVPVTVGDQAGVATSSNGLSLVDPSDIESVEVLKDGATTSLYGSRGASGVIIIKTKSGKGGRGKLTLNMEYGMGTAAYEKYSFMNASQQMQSLVMGYMGNGESLEAATNSANAILRNWDGTVDTDWEKATRRSSTGLYKYGLNYSFGNEKIKGYASVGSTEQEGIIRDALYRRINATVKLNAKLSDKINVAFSNIVSRGTQWGPLDYGYFANPVLSSRFASPTSPIYNKDGSYNLDIVTSAGEDFNPVAIQNINRRKSAVTKILSSFGLDYSIMSNLRFSTNLGMDYNYYDESEYRNPDFGDGNNPTQGIMGLALQSDFSYTTLNWSNFLHYDWTINDDHKINLSAGTEYTQLWTKRSQSASTGFASGHYEQNNLQWGPTPYMAWSYNEQSHLIGLIGRASYGYKDLFNVMGSFRRDKYSHFGDDRKEGNFWATGANVNLHKLGNIGNYFNELKVRASYGEVGNIGAIQYLSRPTLGVANYMLENGMAINNPGNEDLGWEKSKKYNIGLDLGLVQNRLKISLDVYKNIVTEQLTTQVPNAPSTGFGNLVGNALGHESKGIESTISYDVFKKGDFNWTINANYGYNKSVVTKILGPYVGVDGFKRYVVGHNPTEWFLSHYAGVDKSNGDALWYTDATHTQLSNGSGTSASVLRDFTGKNALPAHTAGLTNTFSYKNLTLSLLFTYQGDFYVYDLWGRYFDNDGQGVKDNKVVDVLNSWTPTNTNADRPQYRAGNAVPMYHSTRYLYKGDNIKLKSAELGYKLTKDQMKIDGINNVYLYVRGVNLLTFAFDKNLPFDPESNSNHMGTIGGMGLYDQTMPLMRQFMVGATIDF
- a CDS encoding RagB/SusD family nutrient uptake outer membrane protein → MKNKIILSLFLGSLLFSSCSDSMFEENYSEAGLVVVDENAVRTNADLEMSIKGLYAKLSSSNGFGGDHFTYQELTGDIGFVSQSNSGYFVGTNGGTHIQVDGGAGGGLWATFYNTIANANFVLSFEGKLQEDENAIHKNEELFAHAKIIRAYNYLALLSYFSPNYGEGDQSLGVPYSTVFDIKAKLPRETVPTVINNVISELEGVSAYFEQNGISEGIYDFKRSFSPLAVEMLLARAYLFKKDYPKAEYYAQKVIDDTNIPFLLRKDVAQFFINGEEAAYETIFQLEFNSVTPQGLTDYWGTNARYKQNFMARKFWEASGLKVPTNSAKRDARAFSWYMTNNIVTGYPDNPKPIDVRKYLSGSRDLIQLRKSEAVFIKAEAQFHSNPSLASQTVTNWVKEYRFPDYVPAVTSGPGVLDEILTQKAMEFFLEGLRFSDLKRNNRAVVKYQTNSMGQPLTEIPVGDRRFIWPIPFSEIQNNPNITQAPGY
- a CDS encoding T9SS type A sorting domain-containing protein; its protein translation is MKKLLLSLSALAIGGLLQAQTPGWDGMQTGAPSLHYPYAMSVIDANTVWFADHAISSAPDQGKYTTKTTDGGATWTNIAITGIPSAATLGDFSAASATTAWAVSSGSGSQNGVWKTTNGGTSWTKQTSAAYGGQSFANIVYFWDENEGISAGDPVGANFEMYKTTNGGTNWTKITNAPAHAGDFGYTHIRFVTGNNIWMGTDTGRVLYSPDKGATWQTFQSPALDFGGVTTAGSFANMAFKDASNGLLQTNDSGVVGLWKTSDSGANWTEVFPQGNFNGENIAYVPGTANTYVSTSGDGASYSLDGGENWVDMEFPAGEAPYAGAVQFISPTVGYAGGASEAAVGGVPISAMYKFRGQFLAVSDVNASKAKLTIANNPVGDKVELKSTKEIVTATVIDMAGKAIKRENAASFNVSNLSKGTYIIQVQYKDGSFENTKMIKK
- a CDS encoding SusC/RagA family TonB-linked outer membrane protein — its product is MNVKLKVLTAGVLFFTGQAVFAQQKAKDTATTSIEEVVLVGYGKQKRTDVTGSITTVKSEALQEQPVSSVELALQGKAPGVQVASTGGRAGNTTKISIRGNGSLSASNNPLYIIDGVPQESMGNLSPDDISSMQVLKDAASSAIYGSRASNGVVLIETKAGRYNGKPTVSFSSSYGIQEIIKRPDLLNAEQYRQVHEAARLNYLSDIQKGILASPATGSVGYLGLNNPMTDTGINTNWMDYVLRTGVITNNQISFTGGTDKSKMYLSVSHIDQEGIIQQDKYQIARVRLNVEQKMTDKFKIGMNSYFTYTSSNPIADDNNTYQPWSNAMNAAPNQAVYGADGRPNRNLNTNNPLWAFERQVSDKWQNIGANFFAIYNPIKEITLKTSISGNIASNRYNRFDAPSTRRGEKEGKPWGYGYYSTQNNRDFLIENTASYDKSFVDNKLKLNVLVGQSFQRWEYEDSYVAGENFPSDNLPWLISAGTINQGRSYFTAMSLASFFGRAQITWDNKYNLMLSTRYDGSSKFRKGNKWGNFPAASIGWTVSNESFFNVPAINEFKLRASYGFTGNQTGISYAAGQNLISGGQNHNQNPGLAVTDLYNPDLKWEKGKSIDAGFDLSMFNRRLNLTADYYDKTTNDLLYRMPVGQESGFLNQLRNVGSINNKGFEVALDAKIIKGSMFTWDFGANFSYNKNTVEKIGTKAGQYTTGFVSIVKEGESLGSFYILESLGVAKETYQYKDATGKVTKTVQAGDMIYKDVNGDGIINNNDRQVFSGGIAPMYGGLNTRIAYGIVDLSINAQYSIGKKVYAMYKEKSVSGAATGYPSFSTNMIGEQMDYWTPENTDTNVPRPHLASATSSWNNQKSTRFLENADYLRITDITLGVNLKNEHLGFIKSMRIYAQVRNAFTFTKYSGLDPETYYVDQTVGSSQTTTDTTKISSGVDINGIPNVKIYSLGLNVNF